In Brassica rapa cultivar Chiifu-401-42 chromosome A06, CAAS_Brap_v3.01, whole genome shotgun sequence, a single window of DNA contains:
- the LOC103874984 gene encoding probable LRR receptor-like serine/threonine-protein kinase At5g48740, with amino-acid sequence MFSRFHSENSKMIFWIDLVLLSGFWMFAFSNPDGFLSLSCGGSSYTAAYNISWVSDNDYIETGNTTAVTYIEGSSTSTVPIRFFPDSQSRQCYKLPVRKDLSSVLIRATFVYRNYDSQNQPPAFRVSLGRSVTSTVDLRIKDPWIEELVWPVNKDSLSLCLLAVKGRGIPVISSLEVRPLPLGTYRNSLESSPNAILRRSYRINSGYTNGTIRYPSDPFDRIWDPDQSFTPFHTSWNFNRLTSLSSFNITENPPDTVLQTARILARNDRLSYTLSLDTLGDYYIILYFAGILSLSPSFSVTINNEVKQSEHTVTSSEASALYFTQKRISKLNITFEKIKFNPQVNALEVYEILQIPPEASSTTVSALKVIEQFTGQDLGWQDDPCTPLPWNHIECEGSRVTSLFLSQINLRSISPTFGDLLDLKTLDLHNTSLTGAIQNVGSLQHLQQLNLSFNQIKSFGSELENLNNLEVLDLQNNSLQGSVPETLGKLKKLRLLNLENNNLVGPLPQSLNRTGLEVRTTGNQCLSFTSSSCNNVSSTIDTPQVTIPTNKKHKKQNRIAILLGVSGGALFATLLIFVFMSVFTRRQRNKERDITREQLKMQNWNTSRIFSHKEIKTATRSFKEVIGRGSFGSVFHGKLPDGKQVAVKVRFDKTQLGADSFINEVHLLSQIRHQNLVSFEGFCYEPKRQILVYEYLPGGSLADHLYGPSRKRLSLNWVSRLKVAVDAAKGLDYLHNGSEPRIIHRDVKCSNILLDKDMNAKVSDFGLSKQFTKADASHITTVVKGTAGYLDPEYYSTLQLTEKSDVYSFGVVLLELICGREPLSHSGSPDSFNLVLWARPNLQAGAFEIVDDVLKGTFDPASMKKAASVAIKCVGRDASSRPSIAEVLAQLKEAYSLQLSYLAASGHTDI; translated from the exons GCGGCTCAAGTTACACCGCTGCTTACAACATCTCCTGGGTCTCAGACAACGATTATATCGAAACAGGTAACACTACTGCCGTTACTTACATCGAGGGATCTTCAACTTCTACTGTTCCCATCAGATTCTTCCCGGACTCTCAAAGCCGCCAGTGTTATAAGCTACCTGTGAGGAAGGACCTGTCTTCGGTTCTGATTCGAGCCACATTCGTTTATAGAAACTATGATAGCCAGAACCAGCCTCCAGCATTTCGCGTCTCTTTGGGGAGGAGTGTCACTAGTACTGTTGATCTCAGAATCAAAGATCCTTGGATTGAAGAGTTGGTTTGGCCGGTCAACAAGGATTCTCTTTCGCTTTGCTTGCTTGCGGTTAAAGGAAGAGGCATTCCGGTTATCTCTTCTCTAGAAGTACGTCCACTTCCTTTAGGTACTTACAGAAACAGCCTGGAGAGTTCACCAAATGCTATCCTCAGGAGAAGTTACCGGATCAATAGCGGATACACAAATGGGACTATCCG GTACCCTTCAGATCCATTTGATCGAATATGGGATCCGGACCAAAGTTTTACACCGTTTCACACCTCTTGGAACTTCAACAGACTCACAAGCTTGTCTTCCTTCAACATAACTGAGAATCCGCCAGATACCGTTCTTCAGACTGCAAGAATTCTAGCTCGCAATGACAGGCTTTCATATACACTTTCTCTAGATACACTAGGGGACTACTACATTATCCTCTACTTCGCTGGGATACTCTCACTCTCCCCTTCTTTTAGTGTGACCATCAATAACGAAGTCAAACAGTCTGAGCATACAGTAACCAGTTCAGAAGCCAGTGCTTTGTACTTTACGCAAAAGAGAATCAGTAAGCTAAACATCACCTTTGAAAAAATCAAGTTCAATCCTCAGGTGAACGCTCTTGAGGTGTATGAAATCCTCCAAATCCCTCCAGAAGCTTCTTCTACCACAG TTTCGGCGCTTAAAGTCATAGAACAGTTTACTGGACAAGACCTTGGATGGCAAGACGACCCATGCACTCCTCTTCCTTGGAACCACATTGAATGTGAAGGAAGCCGTGTTACATCATT GTTTCTTTCACAGATCAACCTGAGGTCTATTAGTCCAACTTTTGGAGACTTGCTTGACCTCAAAACACT CGACTTGCATAATACATCACTTACTGGAGCAATACAGAATGTAGGAAGCCTTCAGCATCTCCAGCAGCT GAATTTGAGCTTCAATCAAATAAAATCTTTCGGCTCCGAACTGGAAAATCTAAATAACCTTGAAGTTCT GGACCTGCAAAACAACAGCTTACAAGGATCAGTTCCTGAAACTCTAGGAAAGCTGAAGAAACTTCGTCTCCT GAATCTGGAAAACAATAACTTAGTAGGCCCCTTGCCACAGTCACTTAACAGAACGGGTCTGGAAGTAAG GACAACGGGGAACCAATGCCTTTCGTTCACTTCGTCATCATGCAACAATGTGTCTTCAACAATCGACACACCACAAGTCACTATCCCTACCAATAAGAAACACAAGAAGCAAAACCGTATAGCGATCTTGCTAGGAGTTTCTGGTGGCGCCTTGTTTGCCACTCTCCTCATATTTGTTTTCATGTCGGTCTTCACGAGGAGACAGAGAAACAAAGAGAGAGATATAACCA GAGAACAACTGAAGATGCAGAACTGGAACACTTCAAGAATCTTTTCTCACAAAGAGATCAAGACAGCTACAAGGAGCTTCAAGGAAGTGATTGGCCGCGGAAGTTTTGGATCTGTGTTCCATGGAAAACTACCAGATGGAAAACAAGTTGCGGTCAAAGTGAGATTTGACAAAACTCAACTTGGAGCTGATTCTTTCATCAACGAG GTGCACCTTTTGTCTCAGATACGCCACCAAAATCTAGTTTCCTTCGAGGGCTTCTGCTACGAACCGAAACGGCAAATACTGGTTTATGAGTATCTTCCTGGTGGATCATTAGCTGATCACCTTTACG GTCCAAGTCGTAAAAGACTTTCATTGAACTGGGTTTCCAGACTAAAGGTTGCAGTTGATGCTGCAAAAG GACTGGACTACCTGCACAATGGAAGTGAGCCAAGAATTATACACCGGGATGTAAAGTGCAGTAACATACTTCTTGACAAGGATATGAACGCAAAAGTTTCTGACTTTGGCTTGTCAAAACAGTTTACAAAAGCAGATGCATCACATATTACTACTGTTGTTAAAGGCACTGCAGGCTACCTTGATCCTGA ATATTACTCTACCCTGCAGCTGACAGAGAAAAGTGATGTCTATAGCTTTGGTGTGGTTCTGTTGGAGCTCATCTGTGGAAGAGAACCCTTAAGTCACTCAGGATCACCAGATTCTTTTAACTTAGTCTTATGG GCAAGGCCAAACTTACAAGCAGGAGCGTTTGAGATTGTGGATGATGTCTTGAAGGGAACGTTTGATCCAGCGAGCATGAAAAAAGCTGCTTCTGTTGCTATAAAATGTGTGGGGAGAGATGCATCTAGCAGACCATCTATTGCAGAAGTCTTGGCTCAGCTGAAAGAAGCGTACAGCCTTCAACTCTCATATCTAGCTGCTTCAGGACATACAGACATATAA
- the LOC103874985 gene encoding pentatricopeptide repeat-containing protein At5g48730, chloroplastic, which produces MIQMVSLSTSASHAHPLPSAHNRRPAERNVTVRCASFSPREPKHTSNDSSLALRETRQRKWVKSKEEAKERYSKEIQDEMNSKIASRKAISIILRREATKAIIEKKKGPTNSKKLLPRTVLEALHERITALRWESALQVFELLREQLWYKPNVGIYVKLIVMLGKCKQPEKAHQLFQEMIGEGCVVNHEVYTALLSAYSRSGRFDDAFTLLELMKSSHNCQPDVHTYSILIKSFLQVFAFDEVQALLSDMRRQGIRPNTITYNTLIDAYGKAKMFVEMESTLIQMLGEDDCKPDSWTMNSTLRAFGGNGQIEMMENCYEKFQSSGIEPNIRTFNILLDSYGKTGNYKKMSAVMEFMQKYHYSWTIVTYNVVIDAFGRAGDLKQMEYLFRLMQSERIKPSCVTLCSLVRAYGRAGKADKIGGVLRFIENSDVRLDLVFFNCLVDAYGRMEKFAEMKGVLELMEKKGFKPDKITYRTMVKAYRISGMTSHVKELDGVVESVGEAQVVLKKPDF; this is translated from the exons ATGATCCAAATGGTTTCGCTCTCCACCTCCGCGAGCCACGCTCACCCACTCCCGTCGGCGCACAACCGCCGTCCGGCGGAGAGAAATGTTACAGTGCGATGTGCATCCTTTTCCCCGCGCGAGCCTAAACATACGAGTAACGACTCCTCCCTGGCGCTCAGAGAGACTAGGCAGAGAAAATGGGTGAAGAGCAAGGAGGAGGCGAAGGAGAGATACTCGAAGGAGATTCAAGATGAAATGAACTCCAAAATCGCGTCTAGGAAAGCGATATCGATAATACTCCGAAGAGAGGCCACAAAGGCGATAatcgagaagaagaaaggacCAACCAACTCCAAGAAGCTTCTCCCAAGGACGGTGCTCGAGGCTCTTCACGAGCGAATCACAGCTCTCCGATGGGAATCTGCTCTTCAG GTGTTTGAGCTACTGCGTGAACAGCTATGGTACAAACCTAACGTTGGCATCTACGTCAAGCTCATCGTCATGCTTGGCAAATGCAAGCAGCCTGAAAAGGCTCATCAGCTCTTTCAAGAAATGATCGGTGAAGGCTGTGTGGTGAATCATGAAGTGTATACTGCTTTACTATCTGCTTATAGCAGGAGTGGACGCTTTGATGATGCGTTTACTCTTTTAGAACTTATGAAAAGCAGTCATAACTGCCAGCCCGATGTGCATACTTACTCCATCCTCATCAAGTCGTTTCTTCAGGTTTTTGCGTTTGATGAGGTTCAGGCTCTGCTCTCTGATATGAGAAGACAGGGTATTAGGCCTAACACAATCACTTATAATACCCTCATTGATGCCTATGGGAAAGCAAAAAT GTTTGTGGAGATGGAATCAACACTTATCCAAATGCTTGGAGAGGATGACTGCAAGCCTGACTCTTGGACCATGAACTCAACCCTTAGAGCCTTTGGTGGGAACGGACAGATAGAAATGATGGAGAATTGTTACGAGAAGTTTCAGAGCTCCGGGATCGAACCCAACATCAGAACATTCAATATCCTCCTTGATTCCTATGGGAAAACAGGAAACTACAAGAAGATGAGCGCCGTGATGGAGTTCATGCAGAAGTATCACTACTCGTGGACCATAGTCACCTACAATGTGGTCATTGACGCGTTCGGGAGGGCAGGAGACTTGAAACAAATGGAATACTTGTTTAGGCTGATGCAGTCAGAGAGGATAAAACCAAGCTGTGTTACGCTGTGTTCTCTTGTTCGTGCCTATGGAAGAGCTGGCAAAGCGGATAAAATTGGAGGAGTCTTGCGTTTCATCGAGAACTCAGACGTAAGGCTAGACCTTGTGTTCTTTAACTGTCTGGTAGATGCTTATGGGAGGATGGAGAAGTTTGCGGAGATGAAAGGTGTTCTCGAACTAATGGAGAAGAAGGGATTTAAACCTGATAAGATTACATACAGGACAATGGTTAAGGCTTACAGAATCAGTGGCATGACTAGCCATGTAAAGGAACTTGATGGTGTGGTCGAGTCCGTTGGTGAAGCCCAAGTTGTGTTGAAGAAGCCGGACTTTTAG
- the LOC103874983 gene encoding protein XRI1 isoform X5, whose protein sequence is MDYGEDRSASWNWQVQNYDHQPQSHFSDVTMTEVTLNQEDHSYMFDDHSTPVKACAELGYHVTTDETTKKLEVQSETRSAVKRRRMLLFDEQPMETSLFSSESFSSILKSSAREETFDELLPEGSQLIEGFSADASASSLDLEGLDLYAEEWYADCLNDAETPILPDDFFVESFGSPDVQVDISEYLNVPPEPEAREVRRPMTRSSPNVIFKGRKSFARPVPRLPSSIIYPFAFIKPCGVHGDMTLKDINQKIRTPAAKPKEDKLEPPVIQTSAFSGKPVVGKTKIRTEGGKGSITIMRTRG, encoded by the exons ATGGATTACGGAGAAGATCG tagCGCCTCATGGAATTGGCAAGTGCAGAACTATGATCACCAGCCACAGTCTCATTTCT CTGATGTGACAATGACGGAAGTCACATTGAACCAAGAAGATCACTCATACATGTTTGATGATCACTCCACCCCTGTCAAGGCCTGTGCCGAGTTGGGTTATCATGTCACAACCG ATGAAACGACCAAGAAGCTGGAAGTGCAAAGTGAGACACGCTCTGCTGTTAAGAGGCGTCGGATGTTACTATTCGATGAGCAGCCTATGGAAACGTCCCTTTTCAGCAGTGAGAGCTTCTCTTCGATCTTAAAATCAAGC GCTAGAGAGGAAACATTTGATGAGCTTTTGCCTGAGGGATCTCAGCTTATAGAAGGGTTTTCAG CGGACGCATCTGCCTCAAGCTTGGACTTAGAGGGCCTTGATTTGTATGCTGAAGAATGGTACGCTGATTGCTTAAATGATGCCGAGACTCCAATCCTACCTGatgactt CTTTGTAGAAAGCTTTGGTTCTCCTGATGTCCAAGTAGATATATCAG AGTATCTAAATGTGCCACCAGAACCGGAAGCAAGGGAAGTTAGgcgacctatgactcgatcttCTCCAAATGTTATCTTTAAAG GTCGGAAATCATTTGCAAGGCCGGTTCCAAGGCTACCATCATCGATCATCTATCCATTTGCATTCATCAAACCATGTGGGGTTCACGGCGACATGACTCTCAAGGACATCAACCAGAAAATCAGAACACCAGCAGCAAAACCAAAGGAAGACAAACTAGAGCCACCAGTGATCCAAACATCAGCATTCTCTGGGAAACCCGTTGTTGGGAAGACTAAGATCCGCACAGAAGGAGGAAAAGGAAGCATCACGATTATGAGGACAAGAGGCTAA
- the LOC103874983 gene encoding protein XRI1 isoform X3: MDYGEDRSASWNWQVQNYDHQPQSHFSDVTMTEVTLNQEDHSYMFDDHSTPVKACAELGYHVTTDETTKKLEVQSETRSAVKRRRMLLFDEQPMETSLFSSESFSSILKSSAREETFDELLPEGSQLIEGFSADASASSLDLEGLDLYAEEWYADCLNDAETPILPDDFFVESFGSPDVQVDISEYLNVPPEPEAREVRRPMTRSSPNVIFKAGRKSFARPVPRLPSSIIYPFAFIKPCGVHGDMTLKDINQKIRTPAAKPKEDKLEPPVIQTSAFSGKPVVGKTKIRTEGGKGSITIMRTRG, translated from the exons ATGGATTACGGAGAAGATCG tagCGCCTCATGGAATTGGCAAGTGCAGAACTATGATCACCAGCCACAGTCTCATTTCT CTGATGTGACAATGACGGAAGTCACATTGAACCAAGAAGATCACTCATACATGTTTGATGATCACTCCACCCCTGTCAAGGCCTGTGCCGAGTTGGGTTATCATGTCACAACCG ATGAAACGACCAAGAAGCTGGAAGTGCAAAGTGAGACACGCTCTGCTGTTAAGAGGCGTCGGATGTTACTATTCGATGAGCAGCCTATGGAAACGTCCCTTTTCAGCAGTGAGAGCTTCTCTTCGATCTTAAAATCAAGC GCTAGAGAGGAAACATTTGATGAGCTTTTGCCTGAGGGATCTCAGCTTATAGAAGGGTTTTCAG CGGACGCATCTGCCTCAAGCTTGGACTTAGAGGGCCTTGATTTGTATGCTGAAGAATGGTACGCTGATTGCTTAAATGATGCCGAGACTCCAATCCTACCTGatgactt CTTTGTAGAAAGCTTTGGTTCTCCTGATGTCCAAGTAGATATATCAG AGTATCTAAATGTGCCACCAGAACCGGAAGCAAGGGAAGTTAGgcgacctatgactcgatcttCTCCAAATGTTATCTTTAAAG CAGGTCGGAAATCATTTGCAAGGCCGGTTCCAAGGCTACCATCATCGATCATCTATCCATTTGCATTCATCAAACCATGTGGGGTTCACGGCGACATGACTCTCAAGGACATCAACCAGAAAATCAGAACACCAGCAGCAAAACCAAAGGAAGACAAACTAGAGCCACCAGTGATCCAAACATCAGCATTCTCTGGGAAACCCGTTGTTGGGAAGACTAAGATCCGCACAGAAGGAGGAAAAGGAAGCATCACGATTATGAGGACAAGAGGCTAA
- the LOC103874983 gene encoding protein XRI1 isoform X4: MDYGEDRASWNWQVQNYDHQPQSHFSDVTMTEVTLNQEDHSYMFDDHSTPVKACAELGYHVTTDETTKKLEVQSETRSAVKRRRMLLFDEQPMETSLFSSESFSSILKSSAREETFDELLPEGSQLIEGFSADASASSLDLEGLDLYAEEWYADCLNDAETPILPDDLSFVESFGSPDVQVDISEYLNVPPEPEAREVRRPMTRSSPNVIFKAGRKSFARPVPRLPSSIIYPFAFIKPCGVHGDMTLKDINQKIRTPAAKPKEDKLEPPVIQTSAFSGKPVVGKTKIRTEGGKGSITIMRTRG; encoded by the exons ATGGATTACGGAGAAGATCG CGCCTCATGGAATTGGCAAGTGCAGAACTATGATCACCAGCCACAGTCTCATTTCT CTGATGTGACAATGACGGAAGTCACATTGAACCAAGAAGATCACTCATACATGTTTGATGATCACTCCACCCCTGTCAAGGCCTGTGCCGAGTTGGGTTATCATGTCACAACCG ATGAAACGACCAAGAAGCTGGAAGTGCAAAGTGAGACACGCTCTGCTGTTAAGAGGCGTCGGATGTTACTATTCGATGAGCAGCCTATGGAAACGTCCCTTTTCAGCAGTGAGAGCTTCTCTTCGATCTTAAAATCAAGC GCTAGAGAGGAAACATTTGATGAGCTTTTGCCTGAGGGATCTCAGCTTATAGAAGGGTTTTCAG CGGACGCATCTGCCTCAAGCTTGGACTTAGAGGGCCTTGATTTGTATGCTGAAGAATGGTACGCTGATTGCTTAAATGATGCCGAGACTCCAATCCTACCTGatgactt AAGCTTTGTAGAAAGCTTTGGTTCTCCTGATGTCCAAGTAGATATATCAG AGTATCTAAATGTGCCACCAGAACCGGAAGCAAGGGAAGTTAGgcgacctatgactcgatcttCTCCAAATGTTATCTTTAAAG CAGGTCGGAAATCATTTGCAAGGCCGGTTCCAAGGCTACCATCATCGATCATCTATCCATTTGCATTCATCAAACCATGTGGGGTTCACGGCGACATGACTCTCAAGGACATCAACCAGAAAATCAGAACACCAGCAGCAAAACCAAAGGAAGACAAACTAGAGCCACCAGTGATCCAAACATCAGCATTCTCTGGGAAACCCGTTGTTGGGAAGACTAAGATCCGCACAGAAGGAGGAAAAGGAAGCATCACGATTATGAGGACAAGAGGCTAA
- the LOC103874983 gene encoding protein XRI1 isoform X1 — MDYGEDRSASWNWQVQNYDHQPQSHFSDVTMTEVTLNQEDHSYMFDDHSTPVKACAELGYHVTTDETTKKLEVQSETRSAVKRRRMLLFDEQPMETSLFSSESFSSILKSSAREETFDELLPEGSQLIEGFSADASASSLDLEGLDLYAEEWYADCLNDAETPILPDDLSFVESFGSPDVQVDISEYLNVPPEPEAREVRRPMTRSSPNVIFKAGRKSFARPVPRLPSSIIYPFAFIKPCGVHGDMTLKDINQKIRTPAAKPKEDKLEPPVIQTSAFSGKPVVGKTKIRTEGGKGSITIMRTRG, encoded by the exons ATGGATTACGGAGAAGATCG tagCGCCTCATGGAATTGGCAAGTGCAGAACTATGATCACCAGCCACAGTCTCATTTCT CTGATGTGACAATGACGGAAGTCACATTGAACCAAGAAGATCACTCATACATGTTTGATGATCACTCCACCCCTGTCAAGGCCTGTGCCGAGTTGGGTTATCATGTCACAACCG ATGAAACGACCAAGAAGCTGGAAGTGCAAAGTGAGACACGCTCTGCTGTTAAGAGGCGTCGGATGTTACTATTCGATGAGCAGCCTATGGAAACGTCCCTTTTCAGCAGTGAGAGCTTCTCTTCGATCTTAAAATCAAGC GCTAGAGAGGAAACATTTGATGAGCTTTTGCCTGAGGGATCTCAGCTTATAGAAGGGTTTTCAG CGGACGCATCTGCCTCAAGCTTGGACTTAGAGGGCCTTGATTTGTATGCTGAAGAATGGTACGCTGATTGCTTAAATGATGCCGAGACTCCAATCCTACCTGatgactt AAGCTTTGTAGAAAGCTTTGGTTCTCCTGATGTCCAAGTAGATATATCAG AGTATCTAAATGTGCCACCAGAACCGGAAGCAAGGGAAGTTAGgcgacctatgactcgatcttCTCCAAATGTTATCTTTAAAG CAGGTCGGAAATCATTTGCAAGGCCGGTTCCAAGGCTACCATCATCGATCATCTATCCATTTGCATTCATCAAACCATGTGGGGTTCACGGCGACATGACTCTCAAGGACATCAACCAGAAAATCAGAACACCAGCAGCAAAACCAAAGGAAGACAAACTAGAGCCACCAGTGATCCAAACATCAGCATTCTCTGGGAAACCCGTTGTTGGGAAGACTAAGATCCGCACAGAAGGAGGAAAAGGAAGCATCACGATTATGAGGACAAGAGGCTAA
- the LOC103874983 gene encoding protein XRI1 isoform X2, producing the protein MDYGEDRSASWNWQVQNYDHQPQSHFSDVTMTEVTLNQEDHSYMFDDHSTPVKACAELGYHVTTDETTKKLEVQSETRSAVKRRRMLLFDEQPMETSLFSSESFSSILKSSAREETFDELLPEGSQLIEGFSADASASSLDLEGLDLYAEEWYADCLNDAETPILPDDLSFVESFGSPDVQVDISEYLNVPPEPEAREVRRPMTRSSPNVIFKGRKSFARPVPRLPSSIIYPFAFIKPCGVHGDMTLKDINQKIRTPAAKPKEDKLEPPVIQTSAFSGKPVVGKTKIRTEGGKGSITIMRTRG; encoded by the exons ATGGATTACGGAGAAGATCG tagCGCCTCATGGAATTGGCAAGTGCAGAACTATGATCACCAGCCACAGTCTCATTTCT CTGATGTGACAATGACGGAAGTCACATTGAACCAAGAAGATCACTCATACATGTTTGATGATCACTCCACCCCTGTCAAGGCCTGTGCCGAGTTGGGTTATCATGTCACAACCG ATGAAACGACCAAGAAGCTGGAAGTGCAAAGTGAGACACGCTCTGCTGTTAAGAGGCGTCGGATGTTACTATTCGATGAGCAGCCTATGGAAACGTCCCTTTTCAGCAGTGAGAGCTTCTCTTCGATCTTAAAATCAAGC GCTAGAGAGGAAACATTTGATGAGCTTTTGCCTGAGGGATCTCAGCTTATAGAAGGGTTTTCAG CGGACGCATCTGCCTCAAGCTTGGACTTAGAGGGCCTTGATTTGTATGCTGAAGAATGGTACGCTGATTGCTTAAATGATGCCGAGACTCCAATCCTACCTGatgactt AAGCTTTGTAGAAAGCTTTGGTTCTCCTGATGTCCAAGTAGATATATCAG AGTATCTAAATGTGCCACCAGAACCGGAAGCAAGGGAAGTTAGgcgacctatgactcgatcttCTCCAAATGTTATCTTTAAAG GTCGGAAATCATTTGCAAGGCCGGTTCCAAGGCTACCATCATCGATCATCTATCCATTTGCATTCATCAAACCATGTGGGGTTCACGGCGACATGACTCTCAAGGACATCAACCAGAAAATCAGAACACCAGCAGCAAAACCAAAGGAAGACAAACTAGAGCCACCAGTGATCCAAACATCAGCATTCTCTGGGAAACCCGTTGTTGGGAAGACTAAGATCCGCACAGAAGGAGGAAAAGGAAGCATCACGATTATGAGGACAAGAGGCTAA
- the LOC103874982 gene encoding putative small ubiquitin-related modifier 6 — MSTKQNRESGSTSVKKEEKKAKVESASTHVTLRFKGQDEEEIRVFRMRRNVEMRKVMKRYGETRGVKWTTFVFILKDGTRIRESHTPDELELKDGAKIDAMLHHEGGGYGPSSIIF; from the exons ATGTCGACAAAGCAAAATAGAGAAAGTGGAAGCACTAGtgtgaagaaagaagagaaaaaggcCAAAGTTGAGTCGGCGTCAACTCATGTAACTCTGAGATTCAAGGGTCAG GACGAGGAGGAAATCAGAGTTTTTAGGATGAGAAGGAACGTCGAGATGCGTAAAGTTATGAAACGGTACGGTGAGACGAGAGGAGTGAAGTGGACAACGTTTGTTTTCATATTGAAGGATGGCACGAGGATTCGAGAGTCTCATACACCTGATGAG CTGGAGCTCAAGGATGGAGCTAAAATCGACGCAATGCTGCATCATGAGGGAGGCGGTTACGGTCCATCTTCTATAAtattttga